Proteins from a genomic interval of Helicoverpa armigera isolate CAAS_96S chromosome 9, ASM3070526v1, whole genome shotgun sequence:
- the LOC110369696 gene encoding protein tiptop isoform X1, with protein MTTGVWMCDMNASFIHNALNRLSSSRYSIEWSVWEEANSPESGVKERGDRGERQEGGEGEASGSASPASRTSPAPDERDDIEHSIPATLIQDPNAERESPRCLSRESSGAPRCPSNDSVYSSRSGAGLPLPAALTAALPAALLPPHSAAVAAYLGAAAAAAAQQRLLMSCQEDMTDSERGDAVLDFSTKRSESPHDDEENDDAVNLSKNENGPLDLSVGTRKRGPEDSPSPVPSRKSSRPSEFKHSPSPWSTPVAPHLPYFAAAVAAASLSPKGGVPSDWNGKLKHGGPTPSDATKALEKMSELSRLGGEELFRSVQSAALGAGLAPNAAARHSAWQSHWLNKGADQTKDVLKCVWCKKSFNSLADLTVHMKEAKHCGVNVPVPPSSGAPIPPSLQPPSSSPSTPSHNSCSSSGSSKPSQNDLNMLIKENMPIPRKLVRGQDVWLGKGAEQTRQILKCMWCAESFRSLAEMTSHMQRTQHYTNIISQEQIISWKSSDDASKGGSNSSGGPGANNAAPPTTGTSSHVSAVLTCKVCDQAFSSLKELSNHMVKNSHYKEHIMRSITESGGRRRQTREKRKKSLPVRKLLELERAQHEFKNGEGNGVPMGKPIRDFGAGSRITCEKCGDKIETAVFVEHIRQCIGAPMSNSQRNFLKSALLSNNIIPPDVPGHITPTGRDGRKSINEELPSPGSAHHRSPSSVNDSSPSSKDPNASNEKSSSPSVLNAIEQLIEKSFDTRSRHTVPGMPGGASHAPIGSSILKRLGIDESVDYTKPLVDPQTMNMLRNYHHQQGYGRRERSGSESSSMSERGGSRVESLTPDRKLDTYHMTPRTTPDTRGSQTPASEDRPTEVRIKREVEEEERENGVDLSSQPVRVKTEVDEDEEPPRPSSTAEEDVKPVVAKRESEGPSPAASPRSPASDRSGNTPGAERKPASSLGALSSMFDNLAGGGSSGEPSSSRRGGSHPLAALQKLCDKTESNPSRAPAPAPSPAGPPSILTFSWACNDAVVTDSIMKCALCDTPFISKGAYRHHLSKMHFVKDGALPEPVPLKAPAGAASPGHKAGSTAASPQDPRSPSQSFDESPHSKFLKYTELAKQLSSKYV; from the exons ATGACGACTGGTGTGTGGATGTGCGATATGAATGCTTCATTCATTCACAATGCATTGAACCGTTTGTCATCAAGTAGATATTCAATTGAGTGGTCAGTTTGGG AGGAAGCCAACAGTCCAGAAAGCGGAGTGAAGGAGCGTGGTGACCGGGGGGAGAGGCAGGAGGGCGGGGAGGGCGAAGCTTCAGGCTCGGCGTCCCCTGCGTCCCGCACCTCCCCCGCTCCCGACGAACGAGACGACATTGAGCACAGCATACCAGCTACCTTGATACAGGATCCTAATGCTGAAAG GGAGAGCCCGAGGTGTCTGTCGCGAGAGTCGTCGGGCGCGCCGCGCTGTCCCTCCAATGACTCGGTGTACTCGAGCCGCAGCGGCGCGGGCCTGCCCCTGCCGGCCGCGCTCACCGCCGCCCTGCCCGCCGCGCTCCTGCCCCCGCACTCCGCCGCAGTCGCCGCCTACCTCGGCGCCGCAGCAGCCGCAGCCGCCCAGCAGCGCCTCCTCATGTCCTGCCAGGAGGACATGACTGACTCCGAAAGAGGTGACGCCGTACTCGACTTCAGCACGAAACGCAGCGAGTCACCGCACGATGACGAAGAAAACGACGACGCCGTCAATCTCAGTAAGAATGAGAATGGTCCACTCGACCTGTCTGTAGGGACAAGAAAACGTGGCCCTGAGGACTCGCCATCGCCTGTCCCATCTAGAAAAAGTTCTAGGCCGTCTGAGTTTAAACACTCTCCTTCCCCTTGGTCCACGCCCGTAGCGCCGCACCTGCCATATTTCGCGGCTGCGGTCGCTGCAGCTAGTCTGTCACCTAAGGGAGGCGTTCCATCTGATTGGAACGGCAAGCTAAAACATGGAGGTCCTACACCCAGCGATGCTACAAAAGCCTTGGAAAAGATGAGCGAGTTGAGTAGGCTAGGCGGTGAGGAATTATTCCGATCAGTACAAAGTGCTGCTTTAGGTGCTGGTCTAGCTCCTAACGCGGCCGCGCGTCACTCAGCCTGGCAATCCCACTGGTTGAATAAGGGCGCCGACCAAACTAAAGATGTCCTTAAATGCGTGTGGTGTAAGAAGAGTTTTAACTCACTCGCTGACTTGACAGTGCACATGAAAGAAGCTAAGCACTGTGGGGTCAATGTGCCCGTGCCACCTTCTTCAGGGGCTCCTATTCCGCCCTCTCTTCAGCCACCGTCTAGTTCACCATCCACACCCTCTCACAACTCCTGCTCTTCGAGCGGTTCTTCTAAACCGAGCCAGAATGACTTAAACATGCTCATCAAAGAGAACATGCCAATTCCTAGAAAACTAGTTCGCGGCCAAGATGTGTGGTTAGGCAAAGGCGCAGAGCAAACTAGgcaaatattgaaatgtatgtggTGTGCAGAAAGCTTCCGCTCACTCGCTGAAATGACAAGCCATATGCAGCGAACTCAGCACTATACCAACATCATATCCCAGGAACAGATCATTTCCTGGAAATCTTCCGATGACGCCAGTAAGGGAGGGTCCAACTCCAGTGGTGGGCCGGGTGCTAACAATGCGGCACCTCCCACCACTGGTACCAGTAGTCATGTTAGTGCTGTATTAACTTGTAAAGTTTGCGACCAAGCATTTAGTTCCTTGAAAGAGTTGAGTAATCATATGGTTAAAAATTCTCACTATAAAGAACACATTATGCGATCCATTACTGAAAGTGGAGGCAGGAGACGTCAGACGCGTGAAAAACGAAAGAAGTCGCTGCCTGTTAGAAAACTACTTGAATTAGAGAGAGCACAGCACGAATTCAAAAACGGTGAAGGAAATGGTGTACCTATGGGTAAACCAATCAGAGATTTTGGTGCTGGAAGCCGAATCACCTGCGAAAAATGTGGTGACAAAATCGAGACTGCTGTATTCGTCGAGCACATACGACAATGTATTGGCGCGCCGATGTCAAATAGCCAAAGGAACTTTTTGAAGAGCGCGCTGTTATCTAACAACATCATCCCACCTGATGTCCCTGGCCACATCACGCCCACCGGCCGAGACGGGCGTAAGAGCATCAATGAGGAGCTGCCGTCACCTGGCTCTGCTCACCATCGCTCCCCTTCCTCCGTGAACGATTCCTCCCCGAGTTCCAAAGACCCAAACGCGAGTAATGAAAAAAGCTCGTCGCCTTCGGTTCTCAATGCCATAGAACAATTGATAGAGAAGAGTTTCGATACCCGATCGCGGCACACCGTGCCTGGCATGCCTGGTGGCGCCTCGCATGCGCCTATCGGGTCTAGCATCCTAAAGAGATTAGGCATAGATGAGAGCGTAGACTATACCAAACCACTGGTAGATCCACAGACTATGAATATGTTGAGGAATTACCATCACCAGCAAGGAtacgggcgtcgcgagcgcagcgGGAGCGAGTCCAGCTCCATGTCCGAGCGAGGCGGCAGTAGAGTAGAATCCTTGACTCCCGATAGGAAACTAGATACGTATCACATGACTCCTCGCACTACGCCTGATACGCGCGGTTCTCAAACTCCAGCTTCCGAGGATCGCCCGACTGAAGTGCGAATAAAGAGAGAGGTCGAGGAAGAGGAACGCGAAAACGGGGTCGATTTGAGCAGCCAGCCAGTGCGAGTGAAGACTGAAGTAGACGAAGATGAAGAACCACCGCGGCCGAGCAGCACTGCCGAGGAGGACGTGAAGCCTGTTGTGGCCAAGCGCGAGAGCGAGGGACCCAGTCCTGCTGCCAGCCCACGCAGCCCAGCTAGCGACCGCTCTGGTAACACTCCTGGCGCTGAACGAAAGCCAGCATCCAGCCTGGGAGCTTTGTCCTCTATGTTCGATAACTTAGCTGGGGGTGGATCTTCTGGCGAACCGAGCTCGTCGCGTCGTGGTGGTAGTCACCCTTTAGCGGCGCTGCAGAAACTCTGCGACAAGACAGAATCTAATCCCTCCCGAGCGCCTGCCCCCGCGCCCTCGCCCGCCGGCCCGCCGAGCATTCTCACCTTCAGCTGGGCGTGCAACGACGCTGTCGTCACCGACTCCATCATGAAGTGCGCTCTGTGCGACACGCCCTTCATATCTAAGGGCGCGTATCGGCACCACCTGTCGAAGATGCACTTCGTGAAGGACGGCGCGCTGCCGGAGCCGGTGCCGCTGAAGGCGCCGGCCGGCGCGGCCTCCCCGGGGCACAAGGCGGGCTCTACGGCCGCGTCGCCGCAGGACCCGCGCAGCCCCTCGCAGTCGTTCGACGAGAGCCCGCACTCCAAGTTCCTCAAGTACACGGAACTGGCCAAGCAGCTCTCCAGTAAGTACGTGTAG
- the LOC110369696 gene encoding protein tiptop isoform X3, producing the protein MIVEPDHVRESPRCLSRESSGAPRCPSNDSVYSSRSGAGLPLPAALTAALPAALLPPHSAAVAAYLGAAAAAAAQQRLLMSCQEDMTDSERGDAVLDFSTKRSESPHDDEENDDAVNLSKNENGPLDLSVGTRKRGPEDSPSPVPSRKSSRPSEFKHSPSPWSTPVAPHLPYFAAAVAAASLSPKGGVPSDWNGKLKHGGPTPSDATKALEKMSELSRLGGEELFRSVQSAALGAGLAPNAAARHSAWQSHWLNKGADQTKDVLKCVWCKKSFNSLADLTVHMKEAKHCGVNVPVPPSSGAPIPPSLQPPSSSPSTPSHNSCSSSGSSKPSQNDLNMLIKENMPIPRKLVRGQDVWLGKGAEQTRQILKCMWCAESFRSLAEMTSHMQRTQHYTNIISQEQIISWKSSDDASKGGSNSSGGPGANNAAPPTTGTSSHVSAVLTCKVCDQAFSSLKELSNHMVKNSHYKEHIMRSITESGGRRRQTREKRKKSLPVRKLLELERAQHEFKNGEGNGVPMGKPIRDFGAGSRITCEKCGDKIETAVFVEHIRQCIGAPMSNSQRNFLKSALLSNNIIPPDVPGHITPTGRDGRKSINEELPSPGSAHHRSPSSVNDSSPSSKDPNASNEKSSSPSVLNAIEQLIEKSFDTRSRHTVPGMPGGASHAPIGSSILKRLGIDESVDYTKPLVDPQTMNMLRNYHHQQGYGRRERSGSESSSMSERGGSRVESLTPDRKLDTYHMTPRTTPDTRGSQTPASEDRPTEVRIKREVEEEERENGVDLSSQPVRVKTEVDEDEEPPRPSSTAEEDVKPVVAKRESEGPSPAASPRSPASDRSGNTPGAERKPASSLGALSSMFDNLAGGGSSGEPSSSRRGGSHPLAALQKLCDKTESNPSRAPAPAPSPAGPPSILTFSWACNDAVVTDSIMKCALCDTPFISKGAYRHHLSKMHFVKDGALPEPVPLKAPAGAASPGHKAGSTAASPQDPRSPSQSFDESPHSKFLKYTELAKQLSSKYV; encoded by the exons ATGATTGTCGAGCCCGACCACGTGAG GGAGAGCCCGAGGTGTCTGTCGCGAGAGTCGTCGGGCGCGCCGCGCTGTCCCTCCAATGACTCGGTGTACTCGAGCCGCAGCGGCGCGGGCCTGCCCCTGCCGGCCGCGCTCACCGCCGCCCTGCCCGCCGCGCTCCTGCCCCCGCACTCCGCCGCAGTCGCCGCCTACCTCGGCGCCGCAGCAGCCGCAGCCGCCCAGCAGCGCCTCCTCATGTCCTGCCAGGAGGACATGACTGACTCCGAAAGAGGTGACGCCGTACTCGACTTCAGCACGAAACGCAGCGAGTCACCGCACGATGACGAAGAAAACGACGACGCCGTCAATCTCAGTAAGAATGAGAATGGTCCACTCGACCTGTCTGTAGGGACAAGAAAACGTGGCCCTGAGGACTCGCCATCGCCTGTCCCATCTAGAAAAAGTTCTAGGCCGTCTGAGTTTAAACACTCTCCTTCCCCTTGGTCCACGCCCGTAGCGCCGCACCTGCCATATTTCGCGGCTGCGGTCGCTGCAGCTAGTCTGTCACCTAAGGGAGGCGTTCCATCTGATTGGAACGGCAAGCTAAAACATGGAGGTCCTACACCCAGCGATGCTACAAAAGCCTTGGAAAAGATGAGCGAGTTGAGTAGGCTAGGCGGTGAGGAATTATTCCGATCAGTACAAAGTGCTGCTTTAGGTGCTGGTCTAGCTCCTAACGCGGCCGCGCGTCACTCAGCCTGGCAATCCCACTGGTTGAATAAGGGCGCCGACCAAACTAAAGATGTCCTTAAATGCGTGTGGTGTAAGAAGAGTTTTAACTCACTCGCTGACTTGACAGTGCACATGAAAGAAGCTAAGCACTGTGGGGTCAATGTGCCCGTGCCACCTTCTTCAGGGGCTCCTATTCCGCCCTCTCTTCAGCCACCGTCTAGTTCACCATCCACACCCTCTCACAACTCCTGCTCTTCGAGCGGTTCTTCTAAACCGAGCCAGAATGACTTAAACATGCTCATCAAAGAGAACATGCCAATTCCTAGAAAACTAGTTCGCGGCCAAGATGTGTGGTTAGGCAAAGGCGCAGAGCAAACTAGgcaaatattgaaatgtatgtggTGTGCAGAAAGCTTCCGCTCACTCGCTGAAATGACAAGCCATATGCAGCGAACTCAGCACTATACCAACATCATATCCCAGGAACAGATCATTTCCTGGAAATCTTCCGATGACGCCAGTAAGGGAGGGTCCAACTCCAGTGGTGGGCCGGGTGCTAACAATGCGGCACCTCCCACCACTGGTACCAGTAGTCATGTTAGTGCTGTATTAACTTGTAAAGTTTGCGACCAAGCATTTAGTTCCTTGAAAGAGTTGAGTAATCATATGGTTAAAAATTCTCACTATAAAGAACACATTATGCGATCCATTACTGAAAGTGGAGGCAGGAGACGTCAGACGCGTGAAAAACGAAAGAAGTCGCTGCCTGTTAGAAAACTACTTGAATTAGAGAGAGCACAGCACGAATTCAAAAACGGTGAAGGAAATGGTGTACCTATGGGTAAACCAATCAGAGATTTTGGTGCTGGAAGCCGAATCACCTGCGAAAAATGTGGTGACAAAATCGAGACTGCTGTATTCGTCGAGCACATACGACAATGTATTGGCGCGCCGATGTCAAATAGCCAAAGGAACTTTTTGAAGAGCGCGCTGTTATCTAACAACATCATCCCACCTGATGTCCCTGGCCACATCACGCCCACCGGCCGAGACGGGCGTAAGAGCATCAATGAGGAGCTGCCGTCACCTGGCTCTGCTCACCATCGCTCCCCTTCCTCCGTGAACGATTCCTCCCCGAGTTCCAAAGACCCAAACGCGAGTAATGAAAAAAGCTCGTCGCCTTCGGTTCTCAATGCCATAGAACAATTGATAGAGAAGAGTTTCGATACCCGATCGCGGCACACCGTGCCTGGCATGCCTGGTGGCGCCTCGCATGCGCCTATCGGGTCTAGCATCCTAAAGAGATTAGGCATAGATGAGAGCGTAGACTATACCAAACCACTGGTAGATCCACAGACTATGAATATGTTGAGGAATTACCATCACCAGCAAGGAtacgggcgtcgcgagcgcagcgGGAGCGAGTCCAGCTCCATGTCCGAGCGAGGCGGCAGTAGAGTAGAATCCTTGACTCCCGATAGGAAACTAGATACGTATCACATGACTCCTCGCACTACGCCTGATACGCGCGGTTCTCAAACTCCAGCTTCCGAGGATCGCCCGACTGAAGTGCGAATAAAGAGAGAGGTCGAGGAAGAGGAACGCGAAAACGGGGTCGATTTGAGCAGCCAGCCAGTGCGAGTGAAGACTGAAGTAGACGAAGATGAAGAACCACCGCGGCCGAGCAGCACTGCCGAGGAGGACGTGAAGCCTGTTGTGGCCAAGCGCGAGAGCGAGGGACCCAGTCCTGCTGCCAGCCCACGCAGCCCAGCTAGCGACCGCTCTGGTAACACTCCTGGCGCTGAACGAAAGCCAGCATCCAGCCTGGGAGCTTTGTCCTCTATGTTCGATAACTTAGCTGGGGGTGGATCTTCTGGCGAACCGAGCTCGTCGCGTCGTGGTGGTAGTCACCCTTTAGCGGCGCTGCAGAAACTCTGCGACAAGACAGAATCTAATCCCTCCCGAGCGCCTGCCCCCGCGCCCTCGCCCGCCGGCCCGCCGAGCATTCTCACCTTCAGCTGGGCGTGCAACGACGCTGTCGTCACCGACTCCATCATGAAGTGCGCTCTGTGCGACACGCCCTTCATATCTAAGGGCGCGTATCGGCACCACCTGTCGAAGATGCACTTCGTGAAGGACGGCGCGCTGCCGGAGCCGGTGCCGCTGAAGGCGCCGGCCGGCGCGGCCTCCCCGGGGCACAAGGCGGGCTCTACGGCCGCGTCGCCGCAGGACCCGCGCAGCCCCTCGCAGTCGTTCGACGAGAGCCCGCACTCCAAGTTCCTCAAGTACACGGAACTGGCCAAGCAGCTCTCCAGTAAGTACGTGTAG
- the LOC110369696 gene encoding protein tiptop isoform X2 produces the protein MRSKQQPRPSYRWLNTNENEEANSPESGVKERGDRGERQEGGEGEASGSASPASRTSPAPDERDDIEHSIPATLIQDPNAERESPRCLSRESSGAPRCPSNDSVYSSRSGAGLPLPAALTAALPAALLPPHSAAVAAYLGAAAAAAAQQRLLMSCQEDMTDSERGDAVLDFSTKRSESPHDDEENDDAVNLSKNENGPLDLSVGTRKRGPEDSPSPVPSRKSSRPSEFKHSPSPWSTPVAPHLPYFAAAVAAASLSPKGGVPSDWNGKLKHGGPTPSDATKALEKMSELSRLGGEELFRSVQSAALGAGLAPNAAARHSAWQSHWLNKGADQTKDVLKCVWCKKSFNSLADLTVHMKEAKHCGVNVPVPPSSGAPIPPSLQPPSSSPSTPSHNSCSSSGSSKPSQNDLNMLIKENMPIPRKLVRGQDVWLGKGAEQTRQILKCMWCAESFRSLAEMTSHMQRTQHYTNIISQEQIISWKSSDDASKGGSNSSGGPGANNAAPPTTGTSSHVSAVLTCKVCDQAFSSLKELSNHMVKNSHYKEHIMRSITESGGRRRQTREKRKKSLPVRKLLELERAQHEFKNGEGNGVPMGKPIRDFGAGSRITCEKCGDKIETAVFVEHIRQCIGAPMSNSQRNFLKSALLSNNIIPPDVPGHITPTGRDGRKSINEELPSPGSAHHRSPSSVNDSSPSSKDPNASNEKSSSPSVLNAIEQLIEKSFDTRSRHTVPGMPGGASHAPIGSSILKRLGIDESVDYTKPLVDPQTMNMLRNYHHQQGYGRRERSGSESSSMSERGGSRVESLTPDRKLDTYHMTPRTTPDTRGSQTPASEDRPTEVRIKREVEEEERENGVDLSSQPVRVKTEVDEDEEPPRPSSTAEEDVKPVVAKRESEGPSPAASPRSPASDRSGNTPGAERKPASSLGALSSMFDNLAGGGSSGEPSSSRRGGSHPLAALQKLCDKTESNPSRAPAPAPSPAGPPSILTFSWACNDAVVTDSIMKCALCDTPFISKGAYRHHLSKMHFVKDGALPEPVPLKAPAGAASPGHKAGSTAASPQDPRSPSQSFDESPHSKFLKYTELAKQLSSKYV, from the exons AGGAAGCCAACAGTCCAGAAAGCGGAGTGAAGGAGCGTGGTGACCGGGGGGAGAGGCAGGAGGGCGGGGAGGGCGAAGCTTCAGGCTCGGCGTCCCCTGCGTCCCGCACCTCCCCCGCTCCCGACGAACGAGACGACATTGAGCACAGCATACCAGCTACCTTGATACAGGATCCTAATGCTGAAAG GGAGAGCCCGAGGTGTCTGTCGCGAGAGTCGTCGGGCGCGCCGCGCTGTCCCTCCAATGACTCGGTGTACTCGAGCCGCAGCGGCGCGGGCCTGCCCCTGCCGGCCGCGCTCACCGCCGCCCTGCCCGCCGCGCTCCTGCCCCCGCACTCCGCCGCAGTCGCCGCCTACCTCGGCGCCGCAGCAGCCGCAGCCGCCCAGCAGCGCCTCCTCATGTCCTGCCAGGAGGACATGACTGACTCCGAAAGAGGTGACGCCGTACTCGACTTCAGCACGAAACGCAGCGAGTCACCGCACGATGACGAAGAAAACGACGACGCCGTCAATCTCAGTAAGAATGAGAATGGTCCACTCGACCTGTCTGTAGGGACAAGAAAACGTGGCCCTGAGGACTCGCCATCGCCTGTCCCATCTAGAAAAAGTTCTAGGCCGTCTGAGTTTAAACACTCTCCTTCCCCTTGGTCCACGCCCGTAGCGCCGCACCTGCCATATTTCGCGGCTGCGGTCGCTGCAGCTAGTCTGTCACCTAAGGGAGGCGTTCCATCTGATTGGAACGGCAAGCTAAAACATGGAGGTCCTACACCCAGCGATGCTACAAAAGCCTTGGAAAAGATGAGCGAGTTGAGTAGGCTAGGCGGTGAGGAATTATTCCGATCAGTACAAAGTGCTGCTTTAGGTGCTGGTCTAGCTCCTAACGCGGCCGCGCGTCACTCAGCCTGGCAATCCCACTGGTTGAATAAGGGCGCCGACCAAACTAAAGATGTCCTTAAATGCGTGTGGTGTAAGAAGAGTTTTAACTCACTCGCTGACTTGACAGTGCACATGAAAGAAGCTAAGCACTGTGGGGTCAATGTGCCCGTGCCACCTTCTTCAGGGGCTCCTATTCCGCCCTCTCTTCAGCCACCGTCTAGTTCACCATCCACACCCTCTCACAACTCCTGCTCTTCGAGCGGTTCTTCTAAACCGAGCCAGAATGACTTAAACATGCTCATCAAAGAGAACATGCCAATTCCTAGAAAACTAGTTCGCGGCCAAGATGTGTGGTTAGGCAAAGGCGCAGAGCAAACTAGgcaaatattgaaatgtatgtggTGTGCAGAAAGCTTCCGCTCACTCGCTGAAATGACAAGCCATATGCAGCGAACTCAGCACTATACCAACATCATATCCCAGGAACAGATCATTTCCTGGAAATCTTCCGATGACGCCAGTAAGGGAGGGTCCAACTCCAGTGGTGGGCCGGGTGCTAACAATGCGGCACCTCCCACCACTGGTACCAGTAGTCATGTTAGTGCTGTATTAACTTGTAAAGTTTGCGACCAAGCATTTAGTTCCTTGAAAGAGTTGAGTAATCATATGGTTAAAAATTCTCACTATAAAGAACACATTATGCGATCCATTACTGAAAGTGGAGGCAGGAGACGTCAGACGCGTGAAAAACGAAAGAAGTCGCTGCCTGTTAGAAAACTACTTGAATTAGAGAGAGCACAGCACGAATTCAAAAACGGTGAAGGAAATGGTGTACCTATGGGTAAACCAATCAGAGATTTTGGTGCTGGAAGCCGAATCACCTGCGAAAAATGTGGTGACAAAATCGAGACTGCTGTATTCGTCGAGCACATACGACAATGTATTGGCGCGCCGATGTCAAATAGCCAAAGGAACTTTTTGAAGAGCGCGCTGTTATCTAACAACATCATCCCACCTGATGTCCCTGGCCACATCACGCCCACCGGCCGAGACGGGCGTAAGAGCATCAATGAGGAGCTGCCGTCACCTGGCTCTGCTCACCATCGCTCCCCTTCCTCCGTGAACGATTCCTCCCCGAGTTCCAAAGACCCAAACGCGAGTAATGAAAAAAGCTCGTCGCCTTCGGTTCTCAATGCCATAGAACAATTGATAGAGAAGAGTTTCGATACCCGATCGCGGCACACCGTGCCTGGCATGCCTGGTGGCGCCTCGCATGCGCCTATCGGGTCTAGCATCCTAAAGAGATTAGGCATAGATGAGAGCGTAGACTATACCAAACCACTGGTAGATCCACAGACTATGAATATGTTGAGGAATTACCATCACCAGCAAGGAtacgggcgtcgcgagcgcagcgGGAGCGAGTCCAGCTCCATGTCCGAGCGAGGCGGCAGTAGAGTAGAATCCTTGACTCCCGATAGGAAACTAGATACGTATCACATGACTCCTCGCACTACGCCTGATACGCGCGGTTCTCAAACTCCAGCTTCCGAGGATCGCCCGACTGAAGTGCGAATAAAGAGAGAGGTCGAGGAAGAGGAACGCGAAAACGGGGTCGATTTGAGCAGCCAGCCAGTGCGAGTGAAGACTGAAGTAGACGAAGATGAAGAACCACCGCGGCCGAGCAGCACTGCCGAGGAGGACGTGAAGCCTGTTGTGGCCAAGCGCGAGAGCGAGGGACCCAGTCCTGCTGCCAGCCCACGCAGCCCAGCTAGCGACCGCTCTGGTAACACTCCTGGCGCTGAACGAAAGCCAGCATCCAGCCTGGGAGCTTTGTCCTCTATGTTCGATAACTTAGCTGGGGGTGGATCTTCTGGCGAACCGAGCTCGTCGCGTCGTGGTGGTAGTCACCCTTTAGCGGCGCTGCAGAAACTCTGCGACAAGACAGAATCTAATCCCTCCCGAGCGCCTGCCCCCGCGCCCTCGCCCGCCGGCCCGCCGAGCATTCTCACCTTCAGCTGGGCGTGCAACGACGCTGTCGTCACCGACTCCATCATGAAGTGCGCTCTGTGCGACACGCCCTTCATATCTAAGGGCGCGTATCGGCACCACCTGTCGAAGATGCACTTCGTGAAGGACGGCGCGCTGCCGGAGCCGGTGCCGCTGAAGGCGCCGGCCGGCGCGGCCTCCCCGGGGCACAAGGCGGGCTCTACGGCCGCGTCGCCGCAGGACCCGCGCAGCCCCTCGCAGTCGTTCGACGAGAGCCCGCACTCCAAGTTCCTCAAGTACACGGAACTGGCCAAGCAGCTCTCCAGTAAGTACGTGTAG